Below is a genomic region from Ancylomarina subtilis.
CCAAACTTGGAAATGGTCGACTTGGATTCAATTATACTTTCAAATCTGGAACTCCTTTCGGAATTGAGTAAAATCAAAACCATTAAACTCTTTACATCGACAGTAAACAAGGTTAATATTTTCTGTGATCGAAATATGGTGCATACCGTACTTCGAAATTTCATTTCCAATGCAATCAAATTCACTAACAAAGGCGGAGCAATCGAAATTCGAACAGAGGTAAAAGAACACTTTGTAAGCGTATCGGTTATCGATGATGGTGTCGGTATGCGTAAAGATCAAATTCAGAATATCCATAAAGGATTTACAACTGATGGTACGGCTAACGAGAAGGGAACCGGAATTGGATTAGCCCTGTGCCGCGACTTTCTTGCCAAAAATAATGGATGGTTCAATGTTAGTAGTGAAGTTGATAAAGGTAGTACGTTTACTTTTACTGTACCACGACGCCCCTTAACCAAAAGAAAATTCTCCGAATTAATCAAAGAAGAAGACAGCTATTCCCTTCTAAATATTTAAATTTAGACTTTCGGAATCTGTTCTTATCACAAACGAATAGGATTCTGTTTTTGTGGAATACTTAAACTAAATTATAAAATAATGAGACTTCTTTTAATTAGTAACTCAACCAATCCTGGTGAAGAATATTTAGATTACCCCAAGAATAATATCAAAGAATTTTTAGGGAGTAAACCCGTAAAAGCTCTATTCATTCCTTATGCGGGCGTTACCGTTTCATTCGATGACTATGAGGCTAAAGTAAAGCATAGATTTAACGAAATCGGACATGATATTGTATCGATTCATCATTTCGAAGATCCGATAAAAGCCGTAGAGGACGCTGAAGCAATTGTTGTGGGTGGTGGAAGTACCTGGAACCTATTACACATGGTTCATAAATTTAACTTAACCGATGCTATTCGCAACAAAGTTATAAATGATAAAGTGCCGTATATTGGATGGAGTGCAGGTTCAAATCTAACTTGTCCAACCATTAAGACCACCAACGATATGCCAATTATCGATCCTCTGGGATTTGAGGCATTAAACCTGATTCCTTTCCAAATCAATCCTCATTATCTGGATAAAAACCCTGAAGGACATGGCGGAGAAACTCGCGAAGACCGAATCAATGAATTTCTGGTTCTTAATCCTGATATGTATGTGGCAGGTTTGCGTGAAGCAACCATGTTTTTGGTTGAGGATGGCAAAATCAGTTTAATTGGAGATAGAGCCTGTCGCATTTTCAAAAATGGTTCAGAACCCTATGAACTAAAA
It encodes:
- the pepE gene encoding dipeptidase PepE; translation: MRLLLISNSTNPGEEYLDYPKNNIKEFLGSKPVKALFIPYAGVTVSFDDYEAKVKHRFNEIGHDIVSIHHFEDPIKAVEDAEAIVVGGGSTWNLLHMVHKFNLTDAIRNKVINDKVPYIGWSAGSNLTCPTIKTTNDMPIIDPLGFEALNLIPFQINPHYLDKNPEGHGGETREDRINEFLVLNPDMYVAGLREATMFLVEDGKISLIGDRACRIFKNGSEPYELKATDDFNFLM